In Halobaculum sp. XH14, a single genomic region encodes these proteins:
- a CDS encoding DUF4238 domain-containing protein: MPERKNQHYVPKHYLRAWATDGKLNVLPLSAGNIFPDTTDNVCSRNYFYGNPPVVEDELANLDGHHAHPFNELRDGDDLTDLSQQRIDLLLSFITTQRTRSRATKEDIKQGYDFLKDAVEDDMEAGRYEDRIEWEDEFNEEEKKEKLVEHQLLGVHHFLIAQGIFGYIGIKDLHGVMLCNVTDQEFIISDAPMVLDIPQYKHQLGLVPAGMGNRGLQIYCPIDQNHILLLYDWDVYRFDHNSKRQVLIKDEEVIDDLNLLQFHNAESVVMFNDSSEDYILDLYDRIDEVRQREEITTTQETENMGEFEMEEAPAYQVPKTSPSLPSCTTIDGVRYTERRPASELEKGRQLVHSIFNEVNWASDVAVIYCIRLLEETLDL, translated from the coding sequence ATGCCGGAGAGGAAAAACCAGCACTACGTCCCCAAGCACTACCTCCGTGCCTGGGCCACAGACGGAAAACTCAACGTTCTACCGCTATCTGCCGGAAATATATTTCCAGATACCACTGACAACGTCTGCTCCCGAAACTACTTCTACGGAAACCCTCCCGTCGTAGAAGACGAGCTGGCAAACCTCGACGGCCACCACGCACATCCATTCAACGAGCTCCGAGATGGAGACGACTTGACTGATCTCTCCCAGCAACGTATCGACCTCTTGCTCTCCTTCATCACCACTCAAAGAACCAGAAGCCGGGCGACAAAGGAGGATATCAAACAGGGCTACGACTTCCTGAAAGACGCCGTCGAAGACGACATGGAAGCCGGCAGGTACGAGGACCGGATCGAGTGGGAAGACGAGTTCAATGAGGAAGAGAAGAAAGAGAAACTGGTTGAACATCAGCTCCTCGGCGTACACCACTTCCTAATCGCCCAGGGTATCTTCGGCTACATCGGGATCAAAGACCTCCATGGAGTGATGCTGTGCAACGTCACCGACCAGGAGTTCATCATCTCCGACGCCCCGATGGTCCTCGACATCCCCCAGTACAAACACCAACTCGGTCTGGTTCCTGCAGGCATGGGCAACCGCGGCCTCCAGATCTACTGCCCTATCGACCAGAACCATATCCTGCTCCTCTACGACTGGGATGTCTACAGGTTCGACCACAACTCCAAGAGGCAAGTCCTGATCAAAGACGAGGAGGTCATTGACGACCTGAACCTACTGCAGTTCCACAACGCCGAGAGCGTCGTCATGTTCAACGACAGCAGCGAAGACTACATCCTGGACCTGTACGACCGGATCGACGAGGTCCGGCAGAGAGAAGAAATCACGACGACACAGGAAACCGAGAACATGGGCGAGTTCGAGATGGAGGAGGCACCGGCCTACCAGGTTCCCAAGACCTCGCCCAGTCTTCCCAGCTGCACGACGATTGACGGAGTCAGGTATACGGAGCGGCGTCCAGCATCTGAATTAGAGAAGGGCCGTCAACTCGTTCACAGCATCTTCAACGAGGTGAACTGGGCGTCTGATGTCGCCGTGATCTACTGCATCAGGCTCCTCGAAGAAACCCTGGACCTATAG
- a CDS encoding ArsR/SmtB family transcription factor, with translation MSERDKATWEDLAEVYKSLGNEARLAVILQLDEGESVSQLTDELGMTRSGLQKNIERLIDAGLVYRPTDSDQTYELTVLGEFFVNEVREEKQHVDQVLEDFQDRLAELEEEEEETLQRMEDAGVDTKELENKLRAEAWEELQDQR, from the coding sequence GTGAGCGAACGCGACAAGGCTACCTGGGAGGACTTAGCTGAAGTCTACAAATCCCTCGGCAACGAGGCACGGTTAGCTGTTATTCTACAACTTGACGAAGGCGAGTCTGTCTCCCAGCTCACCGACGAACTCGGGATGACACGGTCCGGCCTCCAGAAAAACATTGAACGGTTGATCGACGCCGGACTCGTCTACCGGCCTACCGACTCCGATCAAACCTACGAACTGACTGTCCTGGGGGAGTTCTTCGTCAACGAAGTCCGCGAGGAGAAGCAGCACGTGGACCAGGTTCTTGAAGACTTCCAGGACCGACTGGCCGAACTGGAAGAGGAAGAAGAGGAAACCTTGCAGCGGATGGAAGATGCCGGCGTGGACACCAAAGAACTGGAGAACAAGCTCCGAGCAGAAGCCTGGGAAGAACTCCAAGATCAGAGGTAG
- a CDS encoding dual specificity protein phosphatase family protein, with translation MDRVRDNLFFGDIYDAADHEYYRENEIDAVVKLCGINPVPEYPDHVEVVDMRMPDSEENELEEVAKAVDLIVKKLERGQTVFVHCAAGQSRSVTVAAAVHAILEKTGFDQGLDRIRELRDVQPHPKLQENGVSIVQVFNGETDS, from the coding sequence ATGGACCGGGTTCGAGACAACCTGTTTTTCGGAGATATCTACGACGCGGCTGACCACGAGTACTATCGGGAGAACGAGATCGACGCGGTGGTGAAGCTTTGTGGCATTAACCCTGTTCCAGAGTATCCGGACCATGTCGAGGTCGTGGATATGCGGATGCCGGACAGTGAGGAGAACGAGTTGGAGGAGGTTGCCAAGGCGGTTGATCTTATCGTGAAGAAGTTGGAGCGTGGGCAGACGGTTTTCGTTCACTGTGCTGCAGGTCAGAGTCGTTCAGTCACCGTTGCGGCTGCTGTTCATGCTATCTTGGAGAAAACTGGTTTTGACCAGGGTTTGGATAGGATTCGGGAGCTCCGGGATGTGCAGCCCCACCCGAAACTGCAGGAAAATGGCGTCAGCATTGTCCAGGTCTTCAACGGGGAAACGGATTCTTAG
- a CDS encoding ATP-binding protein, whose product MKDLSTLEQQLERLGIQDHPKAKQLLQKATVAENPRVKKAVKQRLHVFIQSYQEYPFNGETPNVSYTDRPVILGETVGEGRTYAIKEDELTRHLLTVGATGTGKTTNHYNILDQISTPCWIFDRKRDYRHLIHETTDVLVIPWNKLRFNPLQPPENVGLLRWAMVFSEIYSHAGDLLSGSKNYILSHVTELYKEYDLFRDRSPPYPSLHDLEALIKSDKVNFVRKESNYRDTVLNRLEPMTTVTGPIFDCSQGYSLPELMKRNVVVFEFGGLNRDIQNFIQEILFAWLYEYMFQNGSRNGQLQLLLIWDEAKQAFSYKKEQSDAAGIPEIDDLTARAREFGLGIMAADQEATKLTDSLKANTGTKMLLPMKDWKQFKSIAESMKLTEIQKRYIQNLDVGQAVVQHGNRKPVPVDLNYYDVEKEVSDNDLKKHQSEKWKSLDYTLSQGKDFSNSSSSSGDSSLAEYI is encoded by the coding sequence ATGAAAGACCTCTCAACACTTGAGCAGCAATTGGAAAGACTTGGGATCCAGGATCATCCGAAGGCAAAGCAACTGCTGCAGAAAGCCACAGTAGCAGAGAATCCCCGGGTCAAGAAAGCGGTCAAGCAGAGGCTTCACGTATTCATCCAGAGCTACCAGGAATACCCGTTCAACGGCGAGACACCCAACGTCTCCTACACTGACCGCCCCGTGATCCTTGGAGAGACAGTGGGTGAAGGACGTACGTACGCCATCAAGGAAGACGAACTCACCCGGCACCTGCTCACAGTAGGAGCCACGGGAACCGGGAAAACCACGAACCACTACAACATCCTCGACCAGATCTCCACCCCCTGCTGGATCTTCGACCGGAAAAGAGACTACCGCCACCTCATCCACGAAACCACGGACGTCCTCGTAATCCCCTGGAACAAACTCAGGTTCAACCCATTGCAGCCACCGGAAAACGTCGGACTGCTGCGGTGGGCAATGGTATTCAGCGAGATCTACAGCCACGCAGGAGACCTACTCTCAGGGTCAAAGAACTACATCCTCAGCCATGTCACCGAACTCTACAAAGAATACGACCTATTCAGAGACAGATCCCCGCCGTACCCAAGTCTCCACGACCTGGAAGCCCTCATCAAATCAGACAAGGTCAACTTCGTACGAAAAGAGTCGAACTACCGCGACACCGTCCTCAACAGGTTGGAGCCGATGACCACGGTAACCGGACCGATCTTCGACTGCAGCCAAGGATACAGCCTTCCCGAACTCATGAAGCGGAACGTGGTCGTCTTTGAGTTCGGCGGCTTGAACCGTGATATCCAGAACTTCATCCAGGAAATCCTGTTCGCCTGGCTCTACGAATACATGTTCCAAAACGGGTCTCGGAACGGCCAGCTCCAGCTACTCCTGATCTGGGACGAGGCGAAGCAAGCGTTCAGTTACAAGAAAGAACAATCAGACGCAGCTGGCATCCCGGAGATTGACGACCTGACTGCGCGGGCACGAGAGTTCGGACTCGGGATCATGGCCGCTGACCAGGAAGCCACCAAGCTCACTGACTCACTGAAGGCCAACACTGGGACCAAGATGCTGCTCCCGATGAAAGACTGGAAGCAGTTCAAATCGATAGCGGAGTCGATGAAGCTGACCGAGATCCAGAAACGGTACATCCAGAACCTGGACGTCGGTCAAGCCGTGGTCCAGCACGGCAACCGGAAACCAGTGCCCGTCGACCTCAACTACTATGACGTCGAAAAAGAGGTCAGTGACAACGACCTGAAGAAGCACCAATCCGAGAAATGGAAGAGCCTGGACTACACGTTGAGCCAAGGCAAGGATTTCAGCAATTCCAGTAGCAGCTCCGGCGACTCCAGCCTCGCAGAATACATCTAA
- a CDS encoding DUF932 domain-containing protein — protein MSIPRGDTLRFDDSYELEKLIEDEIPEVERQKVFGHHEDLDEWQEASYRDSLWTDDGRLTGIVSSNEDFYNVIQYGDILDAVRTGIEQREEDIEPSGRVNLSPTVHKMSARIGLDQTVEPQPGDVIETDLRVRSGHSGFHGVKYENGAMRQVCSNGMMAFVADQTYEQTHEEEFQPGLAIHAVDSAIEGIDEVENRLEQAQDRTLMNQDEALLVLQDTGIDRYLENPTPDLITAVQEEVDDPENPSLYETYNAATYALTHLAEDDIPQYQLDTGFEQAAGILEYGEGIPHPDILGENAVRSRANELIEDPDAEEYWEGERETVRELMQEYEIEA, from the coding sequence ATCTCTATTCCAAGAGGCGACACACTCAGATTTGACGACTCCTACGAACTTGAAAAACTCATAGAAGACGAAATACCCGAAGTAGAACGCCAGAAAGTCTTCGGACACCACGAAGACCTCGATGAATGGCAAGAAGCATCCTACCGAGACAGTCTCTGGACCGACGACGGCCGACTAACAGGCATCGTCTCCAGCAACGAAGACTTCTACAACGTAATCCAGTACGGCGACATACTCGACGCCGTCAGAACCGGGATCGAACAAAGGGAGGAAGATATCGAACCCAGCGGCAGAGTCAACCTATCCCCGACCGTTCACAAGATGAGCGCCCGGATTGGGCTCGACCAGACTGTAGAGCCACAGCCCGGCGACGTAATCGAAACAGATCTCCGAGTACGGTCCGGTCACAGTGGTTTCCACGGCGTCAAGTACGAGAACGGGGCGATGCGGCAGGTCTGCAGCAACGGTATGATGGCGTTCGTAGCTGATCAGACCTACGAACAGACTCACGAGGAGGAGTTCCAACCAGGACTGGCAATACACGCAGTAGATTCTGCGATCGAGGGAATCGATGAAGTCGAAAATAGGCTCGAACAGGCACAGGACCGGACCCTGATGAACCAGGATGAAGCCCTGCTGGTTCTGCAAGACACCGGGATAGATCGTTACCTGGAGAACCCGACACCGGACCTGATTACTGCTGTCCAGGAGGAAGTCGACGACCCAGAGAATCCGTCCCTGTACGAGACCTACAACGCAGCAACCTACGCTCTAACACATCTCGCAGAAGACGACATCCCGCAGTACCAGCTGGATACAGGATTTGAGCAGGCAGCTGGAATCCTGGAATACGGAGAAGGCATACCCCATCCAGACATCCTCGGAGAAAACGCAGTACGTAGCCGTGCCAACGAACTGATCGAGGATCCTGACGCCGAGGAGTACTGGGAAGGAGAACGCGAAACCGTCCGAGAACTCATGCAGGAATACGAGATCGAGGCGTAG
- a CDS encoding helicase HerA domain-containing protein, with protein sequence MAVALRDVEVGESTVERSKATPARAVSSVLQGLKAETVAYAEEVPNTGPMIGTLTGTNQVVGFDPAELPHYYITGETGSGKSYLKRVLLENIASLGYDVLSISPSDTEEVGVSLPNPDHDEGVGLAADQYWIGGDQLLDKPDDIHELFSGVNAATLKDLDDDEKQEFVNKVFTELAKIDRRDTPLFVFLEEAHNFTKGAAADAIQDLVREARKFGVHVVIVSQSPMDFNRNHKHVRENTVSVFLHGEYFDYASKFLDDGREIQDLATGEAIIQSRDYPKLRVEVRQAFTLPTAPTQNQIDRLQDRFTASTPDLKEVDTVEENSEPETEDQGSDLSSDEQQLLEFIRRYIEENDERPSKSKCYREDDAPFGSSKTQRVLDQLLETNILQKETVERYGNESQVYSPV encoded by the coding sequence ATGGCGGTTGCGTTGCGGGACGTCGAGGTCGGGGAGTCCACGGTTGAACGGTCGAAGGCGACTCCGGCACGCGCGGTCAGCTCCGTGCTTCAAGGATTGAAAGCCGAGACCGTGGCGTACGCAGAAGAGGTTCCGAACACAGGGCCGATGATCGGCACCCTGACCGGGACTAACCAGGTCGTCGGATTCGATCCGGCAGAGCTGCCGCACTACTACATCACCGGAGAAACTGGTTCTGGAAAGAGCTACCTGAAGCGGGTTCTCCTGGAAAATATCGCGTCACTCGGTTACGACGTCCTCTCGATCTCGCCATCAGACACTGAGGAAGTCGGTGTTTCCCTGCCGAACCCGGATCACGACGAAGGCGTAGGACTTGCAGCTGACCAGTACTGGATCGGCGGCGACCAGCTGCTCGACAAGCCGGACGACATCCACGAATTGTTCTCCGGGGTGAACGCAGCCACGCTGAAAGACCTGGACGACGATGAGAAGCAAGAGTTCGTCAACAAGGTGTTCACCGAGCTCGCCAAGATCGACCGACGAGATACCCCCTTGTTCGTCTTCCTGGAAGAGGCACACAATTTCACAAAAGGAGCTGCCGCCGACGCCATCCAAGACCTGGTACGCGAAGCCCGGAAGTTCGGAGTCCACGTCGTCATCGTCTCCCAGAGCCCGATGGACTTCAACCGGAACCACAAGCACGTCCGGGAAAACACGGTGTCCGTGTTCCTTCACGGCGAGTACTTCGACTACGCCTCCAAGTTCCTCGACGACGGAAGAGAGATCCAGGACCTGGCTACCGGCGAGGCAATCATCCAGTCCCGAGACTATCCGAAGCTCCGCGTCGAAGTCCGTCAAGCATTCACCCTGCCAACCGCGCCGACACAGAACCAGATCGACCGGTTACAGGACCGATTTACCGCCTCCACACCAGATCTCAAAGAAGTCGATACAGTCGAAGAAAACTCCGAGCCAGAAACAGAGGACCAGGGCAGCGATTTGTCCAGTGACGAGCAGCAGTTACTGGAGTTCATCCGCCGGTACATAGAGGAAAACGACGAGAGACCATCCAAGTCGAAATGCTACCGGGAAGATGACGCACCGTTTGGATCCAGTAAGACCCAGCGCGTCCTCGACCAACTACTGGAGACAAACATTCTGCAGAAAGAGACTGTGGAGCGTTACGGGAATGAGAGCCAGGTCTACAGCCCGGTTTAA
- a CDS encoding class II glutamine amidotransferase translates to MCEIFFLHNPTGTIKTSNLIRLLHVAVHEAAPRNSDGFGVFNEDREVYKSEEQLGFEDIEEIVERYKDSRFIVLHLRLATQGAVCFKNSHPFKHRENVLVHNGSVTPENHFKDGRADSYQLLRDIYKRKDRDTVNAVQNSLKNTSGSVSVFLYDYKGDLYYFRDGSRFQFARIKDTGELAGATVGHRLDSAFGWENLRYSEPEEETVYQIDQKIKKADQFHMEPQIVTDRSDSVYSSFGWGSYEEDVEYEDEDEELIQESDWDEYQRKLEMYRQPHR, encoded by the coding sequence ATGTGTGAAATCTTCTTCCTACACAACCCCACAGGAACAATCAAAACCTCCAACCTAATCCGACTGCTCCACGTCGCCGTCCATGAAGCCGCGCCGAGAAACAGCGACGGATTCGGAGTATTCAATGAAGACAGAGAAGTCTACAAGAGCGAAGAACAACTCGGCTTCGAGGACATCGAAGAAATCGTGGAGAGATACAAGGACAGCCGTTTTATCGTCCTACACCTTCGTTTAGCGACTCAAGGCGCGGTCTGCTTCAAGAACAGTCACCCGTTCAAGCACCGGGAGAACGTTCTCGTCCATAACGGCTCAGTCACACCGGAAAACCACTTCAAGGATGGGAGAGCCGACAGCTACCAACTCCTGAGAGACATCTACAAACGGAAAGACCGCGATACAGTGAACGCGGTTCAAAACTCCTTGAAGAACACCTCTGGCAGCGTCTCAGTCTTCCTATACGACTACAAAGGCGACCTCTACTACTTCAGAGATGGCAGCAGATTCCAATTTGCCCGGATCAAAGACACAGGAGAACTCGCGGGAGCAACTGTAGGACACCGCCTGGACTCAGCATTTGGATGGGAGAACCTCAGATACAGCGAACCCGAGGAAGAAACCGTCTACCAGATCGACCAGAAAATCAAGAAAGCCGACCAGTTCCACATGGAACCTCAGATAGTCACCGACCGAAGCGACTCAGTCTACTCCAGTTTCGGATGGGGAAGCTACGAGGAAGATGTGGAGTACGAGGATGAGGACGAGGAATTGATTCAGGAAAGCGACTGGGATGAGTACCAGCGGAAATTAGAGATGTATCGTCAGCCGCACCGCTGA
- a CDS encoding amidoligase family protein, whose translation MSGLWIDQIGVEVECGIDDRTTPTERAIPYFNSVHDGSLRTEKPHAKRIEYVSEPLSYPDGQNRLEGSLNQLYEIISEINASMGLHIHVSLNNDRDYYRLASLKFHNWFIDRLKDSDLWDTCPRLRKRVRNEDLHPFDPDSTYGYYCRPLENSWMIDSQLKSRRQKYRRITFMKGKYDTIEFRLFPAMQSAEDVMNAVNIVTTSINSYLRQGLYNDTLEAELTAESIQNSSETSYNSTIQEQVNYNV comes from the coding sequence ATTTCAGGACTATGGATAGACCAAATAGGAGTAGAAGTAGAGTGCGGCATTGACGACCGCACAACCCCGACAGAACGGGCAATACCCTACTTCAACTCCGTACACGACGGCTCTCTAAGAACCGAAAAACCCCACGCAAAACGCATCGAATACGTCTCCGAACCGCTCAGTTACCCAGACGGGCAAAACAGGCTCGAAGGCTCTCTAAACCAGTTATACGAGATAATCTCGGAGATAAACGCCTCAATGGGACTGCATATCCACGTCTCATTGAACAACGACCGAGATTACTACCGACTCGCATCCCTCAAGTTCCATAACTGGTTTATCGACCGCCTCAAGGACTCAGACCTCTGGGACACCTGTCCACGACTCAGAAAACGGGTGAGAAACGAAGACCTCCATCCATTTGACCCGGATTCCACTTACGGGTACTACTGCCGCCCGTTAGAGAATAGCTGGATGATAGACAGTCAGCTAAAGAGCCGGAGGCAGAAATACCGGAGAATCACGTTTATGAAAGGGAAATACGACACCATCGAGTTCCGGCTATTCCCCGCCATGCAGTCAGCAGAAGACGTGATGAACGCGGTCAATATAGTGACGACATCGATCAACTCATACCTACGTCAAGGACTCTACAACGACACTTTAGAAGCCGAACTTACAGCAGAATCAATTCAAAACAGCTCAGAAACCAGCTACAACTCTACAATTCAAGAACAGGTGAACTACAATGTGTGA
- a CDS encoding DUF6908 domain-containing protein, with protein MEAVREILEAEGTSVEEMDINESYSYDGGEAFNDLAIEKVYDNVLSVEQHYTQRMDRMSDPEVRFDVSDPEDWTPIEYTQHPAIYQRDEDGLEMDDFLRKWDKNLQNQFPADEVTEGGGRQ; from the coding sequence ATGGAAGCAGTACGCGAGATTCTCGAAGCCGAAGGCACCAGCGTAGAGGAAATGGACATCAACGAGTCCTACAGCTACGACGGCGGAGAAGCCTTCAACGACCTGGCCATCGAGAAAGTCTACGACAACGTTCTCAGCGTCGAACAGCACTACACGCAGCGGATGGACCGTATGAGCGACCCAGAAGTCAGGTTCGACGTATCCGATCCGGAGGACTGGACGCCGATAGAATATACTCAGCACCCGGCAATTTACCAGAGAGACGAGGACGGGCTCGAGATGGACGACTTCCTACGGAAGTGGGACAAGAATCTACAAAACCAATTCCCAGCTGACGAAGTCACAGAAGGAGGCGGTAGACAGTGA
- a CDS encoding Cdc6/Cdc18 family protein — protein MGEDSKTELKQEDFGLFQDNNDSKIFADIDILDPDRIPGPDEFVERKEEMQTIASGLRHMINGNSGRNMMITGDTGLGKTMCARITVNELSRNMDEHQNFRHEYFNDLESERDTLQKLSRALELVPEKKTEPYQGTNLSFYYDLLVEKLKQEEIYLVITFDEVDRLMSNKKEGKPASHGNSMLKQLLEVRKKLKNSDAEAGLTLICITNDSSVPGDLSSKVKDRFGREGLHFSSYNALQLRNILEKRAEKAFQPGVVDSGAIFATASLVARDSASARRAIELLRKAGELADENGDGEIRKEDHVDPAHEALETNEILEAIKSLPKHNKITLYAIIANYSGGKLATGDVYENYKEICRKRADLSESEMLSQRSISEHIKKMDMQGIIQAKTVSKGRYGRTREITINFSESTRQDLMEHLHEENLYLAPDSMAAEPT, from the coding sequence GTGGGAGAAGACTCGAAAACAGAACTGAAACAGGAAGACTTCGGACTCTTCCAAGACAACAACGACAGCAAAATCTTCGCAGACATCGATATCCTCGACCCTGATAGGATTCCTGGTCCCGACGAGTTCGTAGAGAGAAAAGAGGAGATGCAGACCATAGCGTCCGGCCTGCGTCACATGATTAACGGGAACTCCGGGAGGAACATGATGATAACCGGGGACACCGGGCTCGGGAAAACGATGTGTGCCCGGATAACCGTCAACGAACTCTCCCGGAATATGGACGAGCACCAGAACTTCCGGCACGAATACTTCAACGACCTCGAGTCGGAGAGAGACACGTTACAGAAGCTATCCCGTGCCTTGGAACTTGTTCCCGAGAAGAAGACGGAGCCATACCAAGGGACAAATCTCTCCTTCTACTACGACCTACTCGTTGAGAAATTGAAGCAGGAGGAGATCTACCTCGTCATTACTTTCGACGAAGTCGACCGGTTGATGTCGAACAAGAAGGAGGGGAAGCCGGCGAGTCACGGGAACTCAATGCTAAAACAGCTGTTAGAGGTGAGGAAGAAATTGAAGAACTCCGATGCAGAGGCAGGGTTAACTCTGATCTGTATCACCAACGATTCCAGCGTTCCCGGAGATCTCTCGTCCAAAGTCAAGGACCGCTTCGGGAGAGAGGGACTTCACTTCTCAAGCTACAACGCCCTCCAGCTGAGGAACATCCTTGAGAAAAGGGCGGAGAAGGCTTTCCAGCCTGGTGTAGTTGATAGCGGGGCAATCTTCGCCACGGCTTCCCTGGTGGCTCGTGATAGTGCTTCAGCCAGAAGAGCGATTGAACTCTTGCGGAAAGCAGGTGAACTGGCTGATGAGAACGGAGACGGTGAAATAAGGAAAGAGGATCACGTCGATCCGGCACACGAGGCCCTGGAAACGAACGAAATTCTGGAGGCGATCAAAAGTCTGCCGAAGCACAACAAGATCACTCTGTACGCCATTATAGCGAATTACTCTGGAGGCAAGCTCGCAACCGGCGATGTCTACGAGAATTACAAGGAGATCTGCAGGAAGCGGGCTGACCTTTCAGAGAGTGAGATGCTGTCTCAGAGATCGATCAGTGAACACATCAAGAAGATGGATATGCAAGGTATCATCCAGGCCAAGACGGTGTCCAAGGGAAGGTATGGCCGGACGCGTGAGATAACTATCAATTTCAGTGAGTCCACACGCCAAGATTTGATGGAGCATCTCCATGAGGAAAACCTGTACCTGGCTCCGGACTCGATGGCTGCAGAGCCCACCTGA
- a CDS encoding argonaute/piwi family protein produces MTDFDARWLGEPSLKFGDGEAKDPRAGLLKHGPWSPGEGNNHNDIYVGFIGTSHSISAVKRLFTEMETVIPREEEEPQRHKPPFPALGTDSAFRASFTMLDRWTWEMPPSDVKLVTDEPTTDQSVETLLDLMEIYIKDLSGDDPPPNVLVISLPEEIEEACTHPDKSKEKMKAGDTDFHDRIKTFGLEYDVPTQLIRPSSLRFDDDEGQEKAEVAWNLAVAMLYKSREGHPWKLGHLENDTCYAGISFYRVRHGDKSQTRASLAQVFLGTGESFVLRGGQAIRDESTGNNHLTEDSAEEIVGQILDQYKRKRRGAEPSRFVLHKTSRFKPGEREGFKRGAGDIDKLDFVTVRDGDPVRLYSSGNYPPLRGTVVTPKGEDKHYLYTQGYTPAIQTYPGPRIPAPITVEPDPEECHSSYDEICEEILSFTKLDWNTSDFSKKKPVTIRVAQAVGAILAEADKRGITVKPQYYYYM; encoded by the coding sequence ATGACTGATTTCGATGCACGGTGGCTGGGCGAGCCGTCTCTGAAGTTCGGAGATGGTGAAGCGAAGGATCCTCGCGCCGGCCTGCTGAAACACGGGCCGTGGTCGCCTGGGGAAGGCAACAACCACAACGATATCTATGTCGGGTTCATCGGGACCAGTCACTCCATCAGCGCGGTCAAGCGGTTGTTCACTGAGATGGAGACGGTGATCCCCCGGGAGGAGGAAGAACCTCAAAGGCACAAGCCTCCGTTCCCGGCCCTGGGCACCGACTCTGCCTTCCGTGCCAGCTTCACGATGCTGGACAGGTGGACGTGGGAGATGCCGCCGAGCGACGTCAAACTCGTTACTGACGAGCCCACGACTGACCAGAGCGTAGAGACTCTGCTTGACTTAATGGAGATCTATATCAAGGATCTTTCCGGGGATGACCCGCCTCCGAACGTACTTGTTATTTCGCTGCCGGAGGAGATCGAGGAAGCCTGTACTCACCCGGACAAGAGCAAGGAGAAGATGAAAGCGGGGGACACTGACTTCCACGACCGGATTAAGACGTTCGGCCTCGAGTATGACGTCCCCACCCAGCTGATTCGACCGAGTTCTCTCCGGTTCGATGACGATGAGGGACAGGAGAAGGCCGAGGTTGCCTGGAATCTCGCCGTGGCGATGCTCTACAAGTCACGTGAGGGCCATCCCTGGAAGCTGGGGCACCTGGAGAACGACACCTGCTACGCCGGGATCTCATTCTACCGTGTGCGGCACGGCGATAAGAGCCAGACACGGGCTTCACTCGCCCAGGTTTTCCTGGGCACCGGGGAGAGCTTCGTGCTTCGCGGCGGCCAAGCAATTAGAGACGAGTCAACAGGAAACAACCACTTGACCGAGGACAGTGCGGAGGAGATTGTCGGGCAGATCCTTGACCAGTACAAGAGGAAGCGTCGAGGAGCCGAGCCCAGCAGGTTCGTGCTTCACAAGACTTCCCGGTTCAAGCCCGGTGAACGAGAAGGGTTCAAACGAGGGGCTGGAGACATCGACAAACTGGACTTCGTCACGGTGCGCGACGGCGACCCAGTCAGGCTGTACAGTTCAGGGAATTACCCGCCGCTTCGTGGGACAGTAGTCACTCCGAAAGGCGAGGACAAACACTACCTCTACACACAGGGCTACACTCCGGCCATTCAGACGTATCCAGGTCCTCGCATCCCGGCCCCGATCACCGTTGAGCCAGATCCGGAGGAATGCCACAGCTCGTACGACGAGATATGTGAGGAGATTCTCTCGTTCACGAAGCTGGACTGGAACACGTCCGACTTTTCGAAAAAGAAGCCGGTCACGATCCGTGTGGCGCAGGCTGTCGGCGCGATCCTTGCAGAGGCCGACAAACGGGGAATCACGGTCAAACCGCAGTACTACTATTATATGTAA